Within the Nitratireductor basaltis genome, the region GAAGCCGAAGAGATTGCGGTGAAGCAACTGGAGCATGTGGGTCTTGGTGACAAGTTGAAGGTCTATCCGGGCCGTCTGTCCGGTGGTCAGCAGCAGCGCATGGCGATTGCCCGCGCGCTTGCCATGTCTCCCGACTACATGCTCTTCGACGAGGTGACATCCGCGCTTGATCCGCAGCTTGTCGGTGAAGTTCTCGACACGCTGAAAATGCTTGCCGAAGACGGCATGACCATGATCTGCGTGACCCATGAGATGAGCTTCGCCCGTGATGTCTCCAACCGTGTCGCTTTCTTCCACAAGGGTGTGATGGAAGAGATCGGACCGCCGGAGCAGATATTCGGCGAGGCCAAAAGTGAAGAGACACGCAAGTTCCTGTCGAGTGTGCGATAGATGAGCAGTGACGAGGTGGTGGTCGTCGGGGCAGGGGTGATCGGGCTTTCCATCGCTCTTGCCGCGCAGGCCCGGGGCATGAAGGTTCGTGTCATCGAGCGTGAGGCGCCGGCAGCCGGTGCCTCTGCCGGCAATGCCGGTGCGTTCGCCTTTCCCGACATTCTGCCGCTTGCCTCGCCGCGCATCATCCGTCAGGCGCCGAAATGGCTGCTTGATCCGCTGGGACCCCTCAGCGTACCGCCGCGCTACGCTCACCGCATCGCGCCGTGGATGCTGCGGTTCTGGCGGGCAAGCTGGCCGGATCGCCTGCGTGCGTCCACT harbors:
- a CDS encoding amino acid ABC transporter ATP-binding protein, with the protein product MIEIENVHKSFGSLKVLKGINLTVDKGEVVSVIGGSGSGKSTLLTCINGLEKIDSGRILVDGTEVHAKSTDLNRLRRKIGIVFQQFNAFPHLTVMENVTLAPRKVKGLGKAEAEEIAVKQLEHVGLGDKLKVYPGRLSGGQQQRMAIARALAMSPDYMLFDEVTSALDPQLVGEVLDTLKMLAEDGMTMICVTHEMSFARDVSNRVAFFHKGVMEEIGPPEQIFGEAKSEETRKFLSSVR